In Nicotiana tabacum cultivar K326 chromosome 2, ASM71507v2, whole genome shotgun sequence, the following proteins share a genomic window:
- the LOC107822108 gene encoding auxin response factor 19 isoform X1 codes for MKAPSNGYIANSGEGDRKVMNSELWHACAGPLVSLPPIGSLVVYFPQGHSEQVAASMQKETDGIPSYPNLPSKLICMLHNVTLHADPETDEVYAQMTLQPVNKYDQEALLLSDMGLKQNRQPAEFFCKTLTASDTSTHGGFSVPRRAAEKIFPPLDFSMQPPAQELMARDLHDQAWTFRHIYRGQPKRHLLTTGWSVFISSKRLCAGDSVLFIRDEKSQLLLGIKRANRQQPALSSSVISSDSMHIGILAAAAHAAANNSPFTIFYNPRASPSEFVIPLAKYNKAMYAQVSLGMRFRMMFETEESGVRRYMGTVTAVSDLDPIRWKNSQWRNLQVGWDESTAGERPSRVSIWDIEPVVTPFYICPPPFFRPKFPKQPSFPGDESDIENALKRGMPWISDEFGLKDAPSSIFPGLSLVQWMSMQQNNHNPVAQSGLPNVLHSNIGTDDHSKLLSFQSPTPGLQFNKPNQLNQQLGQIQQPPLAWPQQQQQSLQSPASAQQHTLHQQQQQHSLQQQPQPQPQPQLLQQAQQQLHQQQRGPQQQQLTVNSPPVNHCVSPNQLPNQSFPQASIYAQLQQQQLLSVSNQSQLNVPNNRNPFPSTSLAQDFPFQQQATQQSNLLQKSQQQQQQQTILQQAPLQLLQQSLMQRPQVQTSSQQSLTEQQLQLQLLNKLQQQQQQQQQQAQQLSHVNSTLEPRMPQQQQNRQPQDLQFGHQQLSSNIMTTATHLQSPQHAFNQLQGQNKSPITIKAFSGATDGDAPSCSTSPSTNNFQVSPPNFLTRNQGQAILVDESVVDPSQEQNKSEFRMKHELPFSKSSEQSKYKGNGTENLEAASSTTSYGLDSSGFNFSLPALCAEGDVQSHSRNSLPSAANIDGLTPDALLSRDYDSRKDMQNLFSAFGNTPRDIETELSAAGISSQQFGVPNMSYKPRCSNDLAVNDNGVLNNNSWTNQTQRMRTYTKVQKRGSVGRTIDVTRYKGYEELRHDLARMFRIEGQLEDPQRTEWKLVYVDNENDILLVGDDPWEEFVSCVQSVKILSSAEVQQMSLDGDLGNVPVPNQASSGTDSGNAWRGHYDDNSAASFNR; via the exons gctgaccctgaaactgatgAGGTTTATGCTCAGATGACACTTCAACCTGTAAACAAA TATGACCAGGAGGCTTTACTTTTATCGGATATGGGCCTTAAGCAGAACAGGCAGCCTGCCGAGTTCTTCTGTAAAACTCTCACAGCTAGTGATACTAGTACCCATGGTGGATTTTCTGTTCCTCGTCGAGCAGCCGAGAAGATATTTCCTCCCCTG GATTTTTCAATGCAACCTCCTGCTCAGGAACTAATGGCTAGAGATTTGCATGACCAAGCTTGGACATTTAGGCATATCTATCGAG GTCAACCAAAAAGACACCTTTTGACTACTGGTTGGAGTGTCTTTATCTCCTCTAAAAGGCTATGTGCAGGCGATTCTGTCCTTTTCATAAG AGATGAAAAGTCACAGCTTCTCTTGGGTATAAAACGAGCAAATAGACAGCAGCCCGCCCTCTCCTCATCTGTTATATCTAGTGACAGCATGCACATTGGGATCCTTGCTGCTGCAGCTCATGCTGCTGCAAACAACAGCCCATTTACTATCTTTTACAATCCGAG GGCTAGTCCTTCTGAATTTGTGATTCCTCTGGCCAAGTATAATAAAGCTATGTACGCACAAGTTTCACTAGGCATGCGATTTCGGATGATGTTTGAAACAGAGGAGTCTGGAGTCCGTAGGTACATGGGTACAGTAACTGCTGTTAGTGATCTGGACCCCATACGATGGAAGAACTCTCAGTGGCGTAATCTTCAG GTGGGATGGGATGAATCAACTGCCGGGGAACGTCCAAGCAGAGTTTCAATTTGGGATATTGAGCCTGTTGTGACTCCTTTTTATATCTGtccacctccatttttcaggcccAAGTTCCCTAAACAGCCAAGTTTTCCTG GTGATGAATCTGATATTGAAAATGCATTAAAGAGGGGGATGCCTTGGATCAGCGATGAGTTCGGTCTAAAAGATGCTCCAAGTTCAATATTCCCTGGACTAAGCTTGGTACAATGGATGAGTATGCAACAGAACAATCATAATCCTGTTGCCCAATCCGGACTTCCCAATGTCTTACACAGTAATATTGGCACGGATGACCATTCTAAGTTGTTGAGCTTTCAGTCACCTACACCAGGTCTCCAGTTCAACAAACCAAACCAACTTAATCAGCAATTAGGTCAAATCCAGCAGCCACCATTAGCATGGCCCCAACAACAGCAGCAATCATTACAGTCTCCCGCGAGTGCACAGCAGCACACGCTGCACCAGCAGCAACAGCAACACTCGCTGCAGCAGCAGCCACAACCACAACCACAACCACAGCTTCTCCAGCAAGCACAGCAGCAACTGCATCAACAACAACGTGGACCCCAGCAGCAACAGTTAACCGTGAATTCGCCACCAGTAAATCATTGTGTATCCCCTAACCAGCTACCAAACCAAAGTTTTCCACAAGCTTCGATATATGCTCAGCTTCAGCAGCAACAGTTACTATCAGTCAGTAACCAATCACAGCTAAATGTTCCAAACAATAGAAATCCATTTCCTTCAACATCCTTGGCACAAGACTTTCCCTTTCAGCAACAAGCGACCCAGCAGTCTAACCTCTTGCAAAAATcccagcagcagcagcagcagcagacaATACTGCAGCAAGCTCCACTACAATTGTTGCAACAGAGTTTGATGCAGAGGCCACAAGTACAGACATCGTCACAGCAGAGCCTTACGGAGCAGCAGCTTCAACTACAGCTTCTTAATAAActgcagcagcaacaacagcaacagcagcaacaagcACAGCAATTATCTCATGTAAATTCTACTCTAGAGCCACGTATGCCCCAGCAACAACAGAACCGGCAACCACAAGATCTCCAGTTTGGTCATCAGCAATTGAGTTCCAACATCATGACCACAGCCACACATCTACAGTCACCTCAACATGCTTTCAACCAACTCCAAGGCCAGAACAAATCCCCTATAACAATCAAAGCCTTTTCTGGTGCTACAGATGGAGATGCTCCTTCATGTTCAACCTCTCCTTCTACAAATAATTTTCAAGTTTCACCACCAAACTTCTTGACCAGGAACCAAGGGCAAGCCATACTGGTGGATGAGTCGGTAGTTGATCCATCTCAAGAGCAAAACAAATCCGAATTTCGAATGAAACATGAGCTACCCTTCTCAAAAAGTTCGGAGCAGTCTAAATACAAAGGTAATGGTACTGAGAACTTAGAGGCAGCATCATCGACAACATCATATGGGTTGGATTCTAGTGGCTTCAACTTTTCATTGCCTGCATTATGTGCTGAAGGTGATGTTCAATCACATTCTAGGAACAGTCTTCCTTCTGCAGCAAATATAGATGGATTGACCCCGGATGCTTTGCTGTCAAGGGATTATGATTCCCGAAAGGATATGCAAAACCTGTTCTCTGCTTTTGGAAATACCCCTAGGGACATAGAAACTGAATTGTCTGCTGCCGGGATCAGTTCTCAACAATTTGGTGTGCCAAACATGTCATACAAGCCAAGATGTTCCAATGATCTCGCTGTTAATGACAATGGTGTTCTGAATAATAATTCATGGACGAATCAGACTCAGCGCATGAGAACATATACTAAG GTTCAAAAACGAGGCTCTGTGGGAAGAACAATAGATGTCACTCGTTACAAAGGCTATGAGGAACTAAGGCATGATCTAGCACGTATGTTCAGAATTGAGGGACAGCTTGAAGATCCTCAAAGAACTGAATGGAAGCTTGTGTATGTAGACAATGAGAATGATATACTGCTTGTTGGTGACGATCCTTGGGA GGAATTCGTGAGCTGTGTTCAGAGCGTCAAAATCTTGTCTTCTGCTGAAGTGCAGCAAATGAGTTTGGATGGGGATTTAGGTAATGTGCCAGTACCAAACCAAGCTAGCAGTGGCACTGACAGTGGTAATGCATGGAGGGGACACTACGATGACAACTCTGCTGCATCATTTAATCGATGA
- the LOC107822108 gene encoding auxin response factor 19 isoform X2 — MQKETDGIPSYPNLPSKLICMLHNVTLHADPETDEVYAQMTLQPVNKYDQEALLLSDMGLKQNRQPAEFFCKTLTASDTSTHGGFSVPRRAAEKIFPPLDFSMQPPAQELMARDLHDQAWTFRHIYRGQPKRHLLTTGWSVFISSKRLCAGDSVLFIRDEKSQLLLGIKRANRQQPALSSSVISSDSMHIGILAAAAHAAANNSPFTIFYNPRASPSEFVIPLAKYNKAMYAQVSLGMRFRMMFETEESGVRRYMGTVTAVSDLDPIRWKNSQWRNLQVGWDESTAGERPSRVSIWDIEPVVTPFYICPPPFFRPKFPKQPSFPGDESDIENALKRGMPWISDEFGLKDAPSSIFPGLSLVQWMSMQQNNHNPVAQSGLPNVLHSNIGTDDHSKLLSFQSPTPGLQFNKPNQLNQQLGQIQQPPLAWPQQQQQSLQSPASAQQHTLHQQQQQHSLQQQPQPQPQPQLLQQAQQQLHQQQRGPQQQQLTVNSPPVNHCVSPNQLPNQSFPQASIYAQLQQQQLLSVSNQSQLNVPNNRNPFPSTSLAQDFPFQQQATQQSNLLQKSQQQQQQQTILQQAPLQLLQQSLMQRPQVQTSSQQSLTEQQLQLQLLNKLQQQQQQQQQQAQQLSHVNSTLEPRMPQQQQNRQPQDLQFGHQQLSSNIMTTATHLQSPQHAFNQLQGQNKSPITIKAFSGATDGDAPSCSTSPSTNNFQVSPPNFLTRNQGQAILVDESVVDPSQEQNKSEFRMKHELPFSKSSEQSKYKGNGTENLEAASSTTSYGLDSSGFNFSLPALCAEGDVQSHSRNSLPSAANIDGLTPDALLSRDYDSRKDMQNLFSAFGNTPRDIETELSAAGISSQQFGVPNMSYKPRCSNDLAVNDNGVLNNNSWTNQTQRMRTYTKVQKRGSVGRTIDVTRYKGYEELRHDLARMFRIEGQLEDPQRTEWKLVYVDNENDILLVGDDPWEEFVSCVQSVKILSSAEVQQMSLDGDLGNVPVPNQASSGTDSGNAWRGHYDDNSAASFNR, encoded by the exons gctgaccctgaaactgatgAGGTTTATGCTCAGATGACACTTCAACCTGTAAACAAA TATGACCAGGAGGCTTTACTTTTATCGGATATGGGCCTTAAGCAGAACAGGCAGCCTGCCGAGTTCTTCTGTAAAACTCTCACAGCTAGTGATACTAGTACCCATGGTGGATTTTCTGTTCCTCGTCGAGCAGCCGAGAAGATATTTCCTCCCCTG GATTTTTCAATGCAACCTCCTGCTCAGGAACTAATGGCTAGAGATTTGCATGACCAAGCTTGGACATTTAGGCATATCTATCGAG GTCAACCAAAAAGACACCTTTTGACTACTGGTTGGAGTGTCTTTATCTCCTCTAAAAGGCTATGTGCAGGCGATTCTGTCCTTTTCATAAG AGATGAAAAGTCACAGCTTCTCTTGGGTATAAAACGAGCAAATAGACAGCAGCCCGCCCTCTCCTCATCTGTTATATCTAGTGACAGCATGCACATTGGGATCCTTGCTGCTGCAGCTCATGCTGCTGCAAACAACAGCCCATTTACTATCTTTTACAATCCGAG GGCTAGTCCTTCTGAATTTGTGATTCCTCTGGCCAAGTATAATAAAGCTATGTACGCACAAGTTTCACTAGGCATGCGATTTCGGATGATGTTTGAAACAGAGGAGTCTGGAGTCCGTAGGTACATGGGTACAGTAACTGCTGTTAGTGATCTGGACCCCATACGATGGAAGAACTCTCAGTGGCGTAATCTTCAG GTGGGATGGGATGAATCAACTGCCGGGGAACGTCCAAGCAGAGTTTCAATTTGGGATATTGAGCCTGTTGTGACTCCTTTTTATATCTGtccacctccatttttcaggcccAAGTTCCCTAAACAGCCAAGTTTTCCTG GTGATGAATCTGATATTGAAAATGCATTAAAGAGGGGGATGCCTTGGATCAGCGATGAGTTCGGTCTAAAAGATGCTCCAAGTTCAATATTCCCTGGACTAAGCTTGGTACAATGGATGAGTATGCAACAGAACAATCATAATCCTGTTGCCCAATCCGGACTTCCCAATGTCTTACACAGTAATATTGGCACGGATGACCATTCTAAGTTGTTGAGCTTTCAGTCACCTACACCAGGTCTCCAGTTCAACAAACCAAACCAACTTAATCAGCAATTAGGTCAAATCCAGCAGCCACCATTAGCATGGCCCCAACAACAGCAGCAATCATTACAGTCTCCCGCGAGTGCACAGCAGCACACGCTGCACCAGCAGCAACAGCAACACTCGCTGCAGCAGCAGCCACAACCACAACCACAACCACAGCTTCTCCAGCAAGCACAGCAGCAACTGCATCAACAACAACGTGGACCCCAGCAGCAACAGTTAACCGTGAATTCGCCACCAGTAAATCATTGTGTATCCCCTAACCAGCTACCAAACCAAAGTTTTCCACAAGCTTCGATATATGCTCAGCTTCAGCAGCAACAGTTACTATCAGTCAGTAACCAATCACAGCTAAATGTTCCAAACAATAGAAATCCATTTCCTTCAACATCCTTGGCACAAGACTTTCCCTTTCAGCAACAAGCGACCCAGCAGTCTAACCTCTTGCAAAAATcccagcagcagcagcagcagcagacaATACTGCAGCAAGCTCCACTACAATTGTTGCAACAGAGTTTGATGCAGAGGCCACAAGTACAGACATCGTCACAGCAGAGCCTTACGGAGCAGCAGCTTCAACTACAGCTTCTTAATAAActgcagcagcaacaacagcaacagcagcaacaagcACAGCAATTATCTCATGTAAATTCTACTCTAGAGCCACGTATGCCCCAGCAACAACAGAACCGGCAACCACAAGATCTCCAGTTTGGTCATCAGCAATTGAGTTCCAACATCATGACCACAGCCACACATCTACAGTCACCTCAACATGCTTTCAACCAACTCCAAGGCCAGAACAAATCCCCTATAACAATCAAAGCCTTTTCTGGTGCTACAGATGGAGATGCTCCTTCATGTTCAACCTCTCCTTCTACAAATAATTTTCAAGTTTCACCACCAAACTTCTTGACCAGGAACCAAGGGCAAGCCATACTGGTGGATGAGTCGGTAGTTGATCCATCTCAAGAGCAAAACAAATCCGAATTTCGAATGAAACATGAGCTACCCTTCTCAAAAAGTTCGGAGCAGTCTAAATACAAAGGTAATGGTACTGAGAACTTAGAGGCAGCATCATCGACAACATCATATGGGTTGGATTCTAGTGGCTTCAACTTTTCATTGCCTGCATTATGTGCTGAAGGTGATGTTCAATCACATTCTAGGAACAGTCTTCCTTCTGCAGCAAATATAGATGGATTGACCCCGGATGCTTTGCTGTCAAGGGATTATGATTCCCGAAAGGATATGCAAAACCTGTTCTCTGCTTTTGGAAATACCCCTAGGGACATAGAAACTGAATTGTCTGCTGCCGGGATCAGTTCTCAACAATTTGGTGTGCCAAACATGTCATACAAGCCAAGATGTTCCAATGATCTCGCTGTTAATGACAATGGTGTTCTGAATAATAATTCATGGACGAATCAGACTCAGCGCATGAGAACATATACTAAG GTTCAAAAACGAGGCTCTGTGGGAAGAACAATAGATGTCACTCGTTACAAAGGCTATGAGGAACTAAGGCATGATCTAGCACGTATGTTCAGAATTGAGGGACAGCTTGAAGATCCTCAAAGAACTGAATGGAAGCTTGTGTATGTAGACAATGAGAATGATATACTGCTTGTTGGTGACGATCCTTGGGA GGAATTCGTGAGCTGTGTTCAGAGCGTCAAAATCTTGTCTTCTGCTGAAGTGCAGCAAATGAGTTTGGATGGGGATTTAGGTAATGTGCCAGTACCAAACCAAGCTAGCAGTGGCACTGACAGTGGTAATGCATGGAGGGGACACTACGATGACAACTCTGCTGCATCATTTAATCGATGA
- the LOC107822109 gene encoding 20 kDa chaperonin, chloroplastic-like has product MATTQLTASSICAKGFVSFEGLRSTGSVKVASFAPSKQNSRSFRSLVVKAATTVAPKYTTLKPLGDRVLVKIKTAEEKTVGGILLPVAAQSKPQGGEVVAVGEGRSASKTKVDISVKTGAQVVYSKYAGTEVEFDGSKHLILKEDDIVGVLETDDIKDLQPLNDRVLIKVAEAEEKTAGGLLLTEAAKEKPSIGAVIAVGPGPLDEEGNRKPLSVSPGNTVLYSKYAGSEFKGADGSDYITLRASDVMAVLS; this is encoded by the exons ATGGCGACTACTCAGCTAACAGCATCATCCATTTGTGCAAAGGGTTTTGTATCCTTTGAAGGGCTTAGGTCAACTGGTAGTGTAAAGGTTGCATCTTTTGCCCCATCGAAGCAGAATAGCAGGTCTTTTCGTAGTCTTGTTGTTAAGGCTGCCACCACTGTAGCTCCTAAG TACACTACGCTTAAGCCATTGGGCGATAGAGTATTGGTAAAGATTAAGACCGCAGAGGAGAAGACTGTAGGTGGTATCCTACTTCCAGTAGCAGCCCAGTCAAAACCTCAAGGAGGTGAGGTGGTTGCTGTTGGGGAGGGTCGTTCAGCTAGCAAGACTAAAGTGGACATTAGCGTGAAG ACGGGTGCCCAAGTTGTCTACTCAAAGTATGCTGGAACAGAGGTGGAGTTCGATGGATCAAAGCACCTCATTCTGAAAGAGGATGATATTGTTGGTGTTCTTGAGACAGATGATATCAAGGATTTGCAGCCTTTAAATGATAGAGTCCTAATCAAG GTTGCCGAGGCTGAAGAAAAAACCGCAGGAGGCTTACTGTTGACTGAGGCAGCTAAGGAAAAGCCTTCAATTGGCGCG GTTATAGCTGTTGGGCCTGGTCCTCTTGATGAGGAAGGAAACAGGAAACCACTATCAGTATCCCCTGGTAATACAGTTCTCTACTCCAAATACGCGGGTAGTGAATTCAAAGGCGCTGATGGTTCCGACTACATTACACTCAGAGCGTCTGATGTAATGGCTGTGCTATCTTAG
- the LOC107822107 gene encoding uncharacterized protein LOC107822107, with protein sequence MQHDEVIWQVIRHKHCSFMAKIETGIFCRNPYNVTGICNRSSCPLANSRYATIRDHDGVFYLYMKTIERAHMPNKLWERVKLPRNYEQALEIIDKHLMYWPKFLVHKAKQRLTKMTQMRIRMRKLALKTREKIMTTPRKETKRESRRQEKAEKAALLDKSIEKELLERLSKGVYGDIYNYPERKYLEILGREAMQVASEEEDEEEHEVEYVEGYDDLEEEDDMEDFDGLGIRDSGLDDDAVGMDDEDDDDDEDEEAVAVHQKRGRKDSVLARRRAEKDEPSANSKKKAKVLVEVEHEGTGERRTTVQ encoded by the exons ATGCAGCATGATGAGGTCATATGGCAAGTTATCAGACACAAGCATTGCAGTTTCATGGCGAA AATTGAGACAGGGATATTTTGCCGAAATCCATATAATGTAACTGGGATTTGCAACCGGAGCTCATGTCCTCTGGCTAATAGTCGGTACGCCACCATTCGGGATCATGATG GAGTGTTCTATTTGTACATGAAAACAATAGAAAGGGCTCACATGCCAAACAAACTTTGGGAAAGAGTTAAATTGCCAAGAAATTACGAGCAGGCTCTTGAAATCATTGATAAACATTTG ATGTACTGGCCAAAGTTTCTTGTGCACAAGGCAAAACAAAGATTAACAAAAATGACTCAGATGCGAATAAGAATGAGGAAGCTTGCTTTGAAAACAAG GGAGAAGATAATGACCACACCTAGGAAAGAAACGAAAAGAGAATCTCGCCGACAGGAAAAGGCTGAAAAAGCAGCTCTTCTCGATAAA AGCATTGAGAAGGAACTGCTGGAACGCCTTTCTAAAGGAGTGTATGGTGATATATACAATTATCCTGAGCGGAAGTATCTAGAGATTCTTGGTAGGGAAGCAATGCAGGTGGCTagcgaagaagaagatgaggag GAACATGAAGTGGAATATGTTGAAGGCTATGATGATCTTGAAGAGGAAGATGATATGGAAGATTTTGATGGTCTTGGAATTAGAGACAGTGGCTTGGATGATGATGCTG TTGGAATGGACGacgaggatgatgatgatgatgaagatgaagaggCTGTTGCAGTTCATCAGAAGAGGGGTAGAAAAGATTCTGTTTTAGCTAGAAGAAGAGCAGAGAAAGACGAGCCAAGtgcaaattcaaagaaaaaggcGAAAGTTCTTGTGGag GTTGAACATGAAGGTACGGGTGAAAGACGGACAACAGTACAATGA
- the LOC107822111 gene encoding ethylene-responsive transcription factor ERF016-like — translation MVKPKGNKEKKDNGERYKGVRMRKWGKWVAEVRQPKSRERIWLGSYDTAEEAARAYDAAVVCLRGPSATINFPNNPPLIPSSAVDCDQQLSPSQIQVAASRHARRVVCESAVVDSRLPAVETVFFRDNNSEFGCSSYNVDCYNLATTDKTSSGDGEVLHDDLFDSARMWTF, via the coding sequence ATGGTGAAACCTAAaggaaataaagagaaaaaagataACGGGGAGCGTTACAAAGGTGTAAGGATGAGGAAATGGGGAAAGTGGGTAGCAGAAGTACGGCAACCAAAGAGCCGTGAGAGAATATGGTTAGGATCATACGATACGGCGGAGGAAGCGGCGAGAGCTTACGATGCGGCGGTGGTTTGCTTACGTGGACCGTCGGCGACGATTAATTTTCCAAATAACCCTCCACTCATTCCGTCGTCAGCGGTTGATTGTGATCAACAGTTGTCGCCGTCGCAAATTCAAGTGGCGGCGTCGAGACATGCGCGTAGAGTAGTTTGTGAATCAGCTGTTGTGGATTCTAGATTACCAGCTGTGGAAACTGTGTTTTTTAGAGATAATAATTCAGAGTTTGGTTGTTCTTCTTATAATGTCGATTGCTATAATTTGGCTACGACGGATAAAACAAGTAGTGGAGATGGTGAAGTTTTGcatgatgatttatttgatagtGCTAGAATGTGGACTttctga